In Rhodococcus sp. OK302, one genomic interval encodes:
- a CDS encoding bifunctional salicylyl-CoA 5-hydroxylase/oxidoreductase — translation MRIAVVGGGPGGLYFSALMKQLDPNHEVTVWERNAPDDTFGFGVVFSDETLGGIEHADVAVYEKMAGQFARWDDIDVHYRETTLTSGGQGFAAMSRKELLRILQERCLDLQVDLRFRTLAPPVEELSRDYDLVLASDGINSAIRSTYVDTFKPSLDQRHSKFMWLGTDKVFEAFKFYVKETPHGIMQIHGYPFSDQGSTFIVEMHEDVWEKAGFDAFAAAEFGPGENDEKSIAMITEIFADVLDGHSVLANNSKWINFTTVRNEHWRHENVILLGDAAHTAHFSIGSGTKLAMEDSLALAACLHEHDTLAAGLEAYEIERRPVVLSVQRAAQASLEWFENIDQYADQNEQQFAFNLMTRSRRITYDNLRLRDPGFVEAIDDWYAANEIEIGHTTETTSRPPMFHSYKMRGLELENRILVSSMDMYSAVDGVPGDFHLVHLGSKALGGAGLVMTEMVCVSPEGRITPGCTGLYNAEQEESWKRIVDFVHERSTAKLGVQLGHSGRKGSTKLMWEGIDQPLEAGNWDVLSASPLPYSPANQVPHEVTAAEMDVVRQQFVDAAISADRAGFDLLELHCAHGYLLSSFLSPLSNTRTDEYGGSIENRLRFPLSVFDAVRAVWPAAKPISVRISAVDWAEGGNDIDDSVRIAEAFAEHGVDVLNISSGQIVKNESPAFGRSYQTPFADRIRNTVGRKHGVGVIAVGAISSHDDVNSVLLAGRADLVALGRPHLYNPAWTLHAAAEQEYSGPGAVWPDQFKAGSRKPPSGRTDGPPPRLTLIRDGVSETRHSRWIPKG, via the coding sequence ATGCGTATTGCAGTAGTGGGCGGTGGCCCCGGCGGTTTGTACTTCTCGGCCCTCATGAAGCAGCTGGACCCGAACCACGAAGTGACGGTGTGGGAACGAAACGCACCGGACGACACCTTCGGATTCGGAGTCGTGTTCAGCGACGAGACGCTGGGCGGAATCGAGCACGCCGACGTGGCAGTCTACGAGAAGATGGCCGGGCAGTTCGCACGCTGGGACGATATCGACGTCCACTACCGCGAAACAACTCTCACGTCGGGCGGGCAAGGCTTTGCCGCGATGTCACGCAAGGAACTGCTGCGCATTCTCCAAGAGCGGTGCCTGGATCTCCAGGTTGATCTTCGATTCCGGACTCTCGCACCCCCGGTCGAGGAATTGAGTCGCGACTACGATCTCGTGCTGGCATCCGACGGCATCAATTCCGCGATCCGAAGCACGTACGTCGATACATTCAAGCCGTCTCTCGATCAGCGCCACAGCAAGTTCATGTGGCTCGGAACAGACAAGGTCTTCGAGGCCTTCAAGTTCTACGTCAAGGAAACGCCGCACGGCATCATGCAGATTCACGGCTACCCGTTCAGCGATCAGGGCAGTACGTTCATCGTGGAAATGCACGAAGATGTCTGGGAGAAAGCGGGATTCGACGCGTTTGCCGCTGCAGAGTTCGGCCCCGGCGAGAACGACGAGAAGTCGATCGCGATGATCACCGAAATCTTCGCCGACGTCCTCGACGGACACAGTGTTCTTGCGAACAACTCGAAGTGGATCAACTTCACCACCGTCCGGAATGAACACTGGCGCCACGAGAACGTCATCCTTCTCGGCGACGCCGCACACACCGCTCATTTCTCCATCGGGTCGGGAACCAAGCTGGCGATGGAAGATTCGCTGGCACTCGCGGCATGCCTGCACGAGCACGACACCCTCGCAGCCGGTCTGGAAGCCTACGAGATCGAGCGACGTCCCGTCGTCCTGTCGGTGCAGCGCGCGGCCCAGGCCAGTCTCGAGTGGTTCGAGAACATCGACCAGTATGCCGATCAGAACGAGCAGCAGTTCGCTTTCAACCTGATGACCCGGAGCCGTCGAATCACCTACGACAATCTCCGCCTGCGCGATCCGGGATTTGTCGAGGCCATCGACGACTGGTACGCGGCCAACGAGATCGAGATCGGGCACACCACCGAAACTACCTCGCGCCCACCGATGTTCCACTCGTACAAGATGCGCGGCCTCGAACTCGAGAACCGCATCCTGGTCTCCTCCATGGACATGTACTCTGCGGTCGACGGCGTGCCCGGCGACTTCCATCTCGTGCACCTGGGCAGCAAGGCCCTCGGCGGCGCCGGCCTGGTCATGACGGAAATGGTGTGCGTCAGCCCCGAAGGTCGCATCACTCCCGGTTGCACGGGCCTGTACAACGCGGAGCAAGAGGAGTCGTGGAAGCGCATCGTCGACTTCGTTCACGAGCGGTCCACCGCGAAACTCGGTGTTCAACTCGGTCACTCGGGACGCAAGGGGTCGACGAAGCTGATGTGGGAGGGAATCGATCAGCCTCTCGAAGCAGGAAACTGGGACGTGCTCAGCGCCTCGCCATTGCCCTATTCGCCGGCCAACCAGGTCCCGCATGAAGTCACCGCCGCTGAGATGGACGTCGTTCGGCAGCAATTTGTCGATGCTGCCATCTCCGCCGACCGTGCCGGTTTCGATCTCCTCGAACTTCACTGTGCGCACGGCTACCTGCTGTCGTCGTTCCTCTCACCGCTCTCCAACACCCGCACCGACGAGTACGGCGGCAGCATCGAAAACCGACTTCGATTCCCGCTCAGCGTCTTCGATGCCGTCCGTGCGGTCTGGCCGGCCGCGAAGCCGATTTCCGTGCGGATCTCGGCGGTGGATTGGGCCGAAGGCGGTAACGATATCGACGATTCGGTGCGTATCGCGGAGGCATTCGCCGAGCACGGTGTCGATGTCCTCAACATCTCTTCGGGGCAGATCGTCAAGAACGAGTCGCCGGCATTCGGCCGTAGCTACCAGACACCCTTTGCCGATCGCATTCGAAATACCGTGGGACGCAAGCATGGCGTCGGAGTTATTGCGGTGGGAGCGATTTCATCGCACGACGACGTCAATTCGGTCCTCCTTGCCGGCCGTGCAGATCTGGTGGCTCTAGGTCGCCCGCACCTGTACAACCCGGCGTGGACGCTTCATGCAGCAGCGGAGCAGGAGTACTCGGGACCCGGAGCCGTGTGGCCCGATCAGTTCAAGGCCGGTAGCCGCAAGCCACCGAGCGGCCGCACCGACGGTCCGCCGCCCCGGTTGACCTTGATCCGAGACGGAGTGTCGGAGACTCGGCATTCCCGCTGGATTCCGAAGGGCTAG
- a CDS encoding MBL fold metallo-hydrolase, producing MTLRVDRVITSGSFSLDGGTWEVDNNIWLIGDDNEVVIVDAAHTAQPIIDAVAGRKVVGIVCTHGHNDHVTVAPELSEKLDAPIYLNPADDVLWEMTHPGVKHLSLEDDQRIAVAGTDILALHTPGHSPGSTCLYLPEAGELFSGDTLFSGGPGATGRSYSDFPTIIGSIRDRLFALPAETKVHTGHGDGTTIGTEAPHLEEWIRAGS from the coding sequence GTGACCTTGCGTGTAGATCGTGTCATCACTTCGGGTTCGTTCAGCCTCGACGGCGGAACGTGGGAGGTGGACAACAACATCTGGCTGATCGGTGACGACAATGAGGTGGTTATCGTCGACGCCGCGCACACGGCGCAGCCCATCATCGACGCCGTCGCCGGCCGCAAGGTTGTCGGCATCGTGTGCACTCACGGACACAATGATCACGTCACGGTTGCCCCGGAGCTGTCCGAGAAGCTCGACGCCCCGATCTATCTGAACCCGGCTGACGACGTTCTCTGGGAGATGACGCATCCCGGTGTCAAACACCTGAGTCTGGAAGACGATCAGCGAATTGCAGTGGCGGGCACGGATATCCTTGCCCTGCACACGCCAGGTCACTCGCCGGGGTCGACGTGCCTCTACCTACCGGAAGCCGGCGAACTGTTCAGCGGTGACACGTTGTTCTCCGGTGGTCCCGGCGCAACTGGACGCTCGTACTCCGATTTTCCGACCATCATCGGATCGATCCGGGACAGATTGTTTGCGCTCCCCGCCGAGACCAAGGTTCACACCGGCCACGGCGACGGCACCACCATCGGCACCGAGGCACCGCATCTCGAAGAATGGATTCGCGCCGGATCCTGA
- a CDS encoding S-(hydroxymethyl)mycothiol dehydrogenase → MPQQVRGVIARSKGAPVEIVPITIPDPGANEVVVAIAACGVCHTDLTYRDGGINDEYPFLLGHEASGIVESVGAGVTHVEVGDFVVLNWRAVCGQCRACKRGRPQYCFDTFNAEQKMTLEDGTELTPALGIGAFADKTLVHEGQCTKVDASADPAVVGLLGCGVMAGMGAAMNTGNVSRGDSVAVIGCGGVGDAAVMGSRLAGAGTIIAIDRDPRKLEWALELGATHTINATEVDDVVEAVQELTGGFGADVVIDAVGRPETWKQAFYARDLAGTVVLVGVPTPDMKLEMPLIDFFSRGGSLKSSWYGDCLPERDFPFLVDLYQQGRLPLEKFVSERIKLDEVEKAFETMHRGEVLRSVVVL, encoded by the coding sequence ATGCCACAGCAGGTACGCGGCGTCATCGCCCGATCCAAGGGTGCCCCCGTCGAGATCGTTCCCATCACGATTCCCGATCCCGGTGCAAACGAGGTGGTTGTTGCCATCGCAGCGTGCGGCGTGTGCCACACCGACCTCACGTACCGTGACGGCGGAATCAACGACGAATACCCGTTCCTTCTCGGACACGAGGCGTCGGGCATCGTCGAGAGCGTCGGCGCCGGTGTCACTCACGTCGAGGTCGGGGACTTCGTTGTTCTCAACTGGCGCGCGGTGTGCGGACAGTGCCGTGCGTGTAAGCGCGGACGCCCGCAGTACTGCTTCGACACGTTCAACGCCGAGCAGAAGATGACGCTCGAAGACGGCACCGAACTGACGCCGGCCCTCGGTATCGGCGCCTTCGCCGACAAGACCCTCGTCCACGAAGGCCAGTGCACCAAGGTGGACGCGTCCGCCGATCCCGCGGTGGTCGGACTCCTCGGCTGCGGTGTCATGGCAGGTATGGGTGCCGCCATGAACACCGGCAATGTCAGCCGCGGCGACTCGGTGGCCGTGATCGGCTGTGGCGGTGTCGGCGACGCCGCCGTCATGGGTTCACGCCTGGCAGGCGCCGGAACGATCATCGCTATCGACCGCGATCCGCGAAAGCTGGAGTGGGCCCTGGAACTTGGCGCCACCCACACGATCAATGCAACCGAGGTCGACGACGTCGTCGAGGCAGTTCAGGAACTCACCGGCGGTTTCGGCGCTGACGTCGTGATCGACGCCGTGGGACGACCGGAGACCTGGAAGCAGGCCTTCTACGCACGTGACCTTGCGGGAACCGTAGTGCTGGTGGGTGTTCCGACGCCAGATATGAAGCTCGAGATGCCGCTCATCGACTTCTTCTCGCGTGGCGGATCACTCAAGTCGTCCTGGTACGGAGACTGCCTTCCCGAGCGCGACTTCCCGTTCCTGGTCGATCTGTACCAGCAGGGACGTCTGCCGCTCGAGAAGTTCGTCAGTGAACGCATCAAGCTCGACGAGGTCGAGAAGGCCTTCGAGACGATGCACCGCGGCGAGGTTCTCCGCTCGGTGGTGGTCCTGTGA
- a CDS encoding ABC transporter ATP-binding protein, translated as MTYALEVAGIDKSFGTTKVLRGISFAVESGSTTAIVGPSGCGKTTLLRLIAGFEKPDQGSIALNGRAVAGTGWVPAHRRTVGYVAQDGALFPHANVAANVGFGLPRRARTKSRIAELLEMVSLDESYASRRPDQLSGGQQQRVALARALAREPELMLLDEPFSALDAGLRVTTRRIVAEVLAKAGITTILVTHDQSEALSFADHVAVMRAGSLAQLGSPREIYDVPVDVPTAEFIGDAVVLPAVIRGSTATCALGSIAVSPNSVDISGPARIMLRPEQIEVTTDVTAVSGTVVDVEYLGSEALVGIHVDGDLAERVTVRRFGTSELAAGDRVGIRVLGAAIAYAP; from the coding sequence ATGACATACGCGCTCGAAGTTGCAGGGATCGACAAGTCGTTCGGAACGACGAAGGTGTTGCGCGGTATCAGCTTTGCCGTCGAATCCGGATCCACGACCGCAATCGTCGGGCCCTCGGGTTGCGGCAAAACCACACTGTTGCGGCTCATCGCCGGTTTCGAGAAGCCGGATCAGGGCAGTATTGCGCTGAACGGGCGCGCCGTCGCCGGCACCGGATGGGTTCCCGCACACCGGCGAACAGTCGGCTACGTGGCTCAGGACGGTGCACTGTTCCCCCACGCGAACGTTGCTGCCAACGTAGGTTTCGGATTGCCCCGGCGGGCCCGGACAAAGTCGCGGATCGCGGAGTTGCTCGAGATGGTCTCGCTGGACGAGTCCTATGCATCGCGTCGTCCCGACCAATTGTCCGGCGGGCAACAGCAGCGAGTTGCGTTGGCGCGGGCACTTGCTCGTGAGCCGGAACTGATGTTGCTCGACGAGCCGTTCTCCGCCCTCGACGCCGGACTGCGCGTAACCACCCGTCGGATCGTGGCCGAGGTTTTGGCGAAAGCGGGCATCACGACAATCCTGGTCACGCACGATCAGTCCGAAGCGTTGTCCTTCGCCGACCACGTTGCGGTGATGAGGGCCGGCAGTCTGGCGCAGCTCGGTTCACCGCGGGAAATCTATGACGTTCCCGTCGACGTTCCCACCGCAGAGTTCATCGGCGACGCCGTTGTTCTGCCGGCGGTCATACGTGGATCGACCGCCACGTGCGCGCTCGGTTCCATCGCAGTATCGCCGAATTCCGTCGACATCAGTGGCCCGGCGCGCATCATGTTGCGGCCGGAGCAGATCGAAGTGACGACCGACGTGACGGCGGTGTCGGGGACCGTCGTAGATGTCGAGTATCTGGGCTCGGAGGCGCTGGTCGGGATCCATGTTGACGGTGACCTCGCCGAGCGTGTGACGGTTCGCAGATTCGGAACGAGCGAACTGGCGGCCGGTGATCGAGTGGGTATTCGTGTTCTCGGTGCTGCCATCGCCTATGCACCGTGA